From Nicotiana tabacum cultivar K326 chromosome 22, ASM71507v2, whole genome shotgun sequence, one genomic window encodes:
- the LOC107828307 gene encoding RING-H2 finger protein ATL70: MNSTAISPDPTDGFLGSQNIGGFAYGIGVSVGILLLITTITLTSYFCTRHQTTVPPQKTRQRNENSNEDVQEVVVELGLDEETLLSYPKLLYSEAKVNHKDSTATCCSICLADYKNSDMLKLLPDCDHLFHLKCVDPWLRLNPTCPVCRTSPLPTPQSTPLAEVVPLATRPIG; this comes from the coding sequence ATGAATAGCACAGCAATAAGCCCTGATCCAACCGATGGGTTCCTAGGTTCGCAAAACATCGGTGGATTCGCGTATGGCATTGGAGTTTCAGTAGGGATATTGTTATTAATTACAACTATCACCTTGACATCTTACTTTTGTACAAGACATCAAACCACTGTGCCGCCACAAAAGACGAGGCAAAGGAATGAAAATAGCAACGAGGACGTTCAAGAAGTTGTGGTGGAACTGGGGCTTGATGAAGAAACCCTATTGAGTTATCCAAAGTTGTTGTATTCAGAAGCTAAGGTCAATCACAAGGATTCAACAGCGACTTGTTGCTCAATTTGTTTGGCGGATTACAAGAACAGTGACATGTTAAAGCTATTACCAGATTGTGACCATTTGTTCCACTTAAAATGCGTAGATCCATGGCTGAGGTTAAATCCAACTTGTCCTGTTTGCAGAACTTCTCCATTGCCAACACCACAATCCACTCCTCTGGCTGAAGTTGTTCCTCTGGCAACTAGACCTATTGGATGA